The proteins below are encoded in one region of Ricinus communis isolate WT05 ecotype wild-type chromosome 6, ASM1957865v1, whole genome shotgun sequence:
- the LOC8259543 gene encoding reticulon-like protein B16 isoform X1 produces the protein MENSDDFVDKVDVNGGETRNDYTASSSCSSSSRYRLFGRQAPFQQFMGGGKAADVLLWKRWHVSFSIIIIATVAWFIFERSGLPFLTICSDVLLVVTVLLFIHANFAAIRNNRQPQSLPELVLSEEMVNNAAASFRVKINNVLLMAHDITIGKDFKLFFKVVVCLWLLSATGSYFSFFTLAYVGTILSITIPALYSKYEEHVDRYCGMIHRKLSQHYKIVDESVINRIPQSLSKEKDA, from the exons ATGGAGAATTCAGATGACTTTGTTGATAAAGTTGATGTCAATGGAGGAGAGACAAGAAATGATTACACTGCTTCATCTAGTTGTTCTTCTTCATCTCGGTATCGATTGTTTGGTCGCCAAGCTCCTTTTCAACAGTTTATGGGTGGTGGCAAAG CTGCTGATGTGCTTCTGTGGAAGCGGTGGCATGTATCATTCAGTATCATTATTATTGCAACAGTTGCCTGGTTTATATTCGAGCGGTCTGGATTGCCATTCTTAACAATTTGTTCGGATGTGTTGCTGGTTGTGACTGTATTATTATTCATCCATGCTAACTTTGCTGCTATCAGAAACAA CAGACAACCACAATCTTTGCCGGAGCTAGTTTTATCAGAGGAGATGGTTAATAATGCCGCAGCATCTTTTCGTGTTAAAATCAATAATGTACTTCTTATGGCTCATGACATCACTATTGGAAAAGATTTTAAACTCTTTTTTAAG GTGGTGGTCTGTCTATGGCTCTTGTCTGCTACTGGCAGCTACTTCTCTTTCTTCACTCTGGCCTATGTAG GAACTATCTTATCCATCACAATTCCGGCCTTGTATAGCAAATATGAAGAGCACGTGGATAGATATTGCGGGATGATACATAGAAAATTATCGCAGCATTATAAGATAGTGGACGAGAGTGTTATTAATAGAATTCCTCAGAGTTTATCCAAGGAAAAAGATGCATAA
- the LOC8259543 gene encoding reticulon-like protein B16 isoform X2, translating into MENSDDFVDKVDVNGGETRNDYTASSSCSSSSRYRLFGRQAPFQQFMGGGKAADVLLWKRWHVSFSIIIIATVAWFIFERSGLPFLTICSDVLLVVTVLLFIHANFAAIRNKQPQSLPELVLSEEMVNNAAASFRVKINNVLLMAHDITIGKDFKLFFKVVVCLWLLSATGSYFSFFTLAYVGTILSITIPALYSKYEEHVDRYCGMIHRKLSQHYKIVDESVINRIPQSLSKEKDA; encoded by the exons ATGGAGAATTCAGATGACTTTGTTGATAAAGTTGATGTCAATGGAGGAGAGACAAGAAATGATTACACTGCTTCATCTAGTTGTTCTTCTTCATCTCGGTATCGATTGTTTGGTCGCCAAGCTCCTTTTCAACAGTTTATGGGTGGTGGCAAAG CTGCTGATGTGCTTCTGTGGAAGCGGTGGCATGTATCATTCAGTATCATTATTATTGCAACAGTTGCCTGGTTTATATTCGAGCGGTCTGGATTGCCATTCTTAACAATTTGTTCGGATGTGTTGCTGGTTGTGACTGTATTATTATTCATCCATGCTAACTTTGCTGCTATCAGAAACAA ACAACCACAATCTTTGCCGGAGCTAGTTTTATCAGAGGAGATGGTTAATAATGCCGCAGCATCTTTTCGTGTTAAAATCAATAATGTACTTCTTATGGCTCATGACATCACTATTGGAAAAGATTTTAAACTCTTTTTTAAG GTGGTGGTCTGTCTATGGCTCTTGTCTGCTACTGGCAGCTACTTCTCTTTCTTCACTCTGGCCTATGTAG GAACTATCTTATCCATCACAATTCCGGCCTTGTATAGCAAATATGAAGAGCACGTGGATAGATATTGCGGGATGATACATAGAAAATTATCGCAGCATTATAAGATAGTGGACGAGAGTGTTATTAATAGAATTCCTCAGAGTTTATCCAAGGAAAAAGATGCATAA